The window CAGGCCGGACGGTCGGAATCGGCGGCCGGTGACCCGGCGCCGGATCGCGCCCAGGCCGGACGGGCCGGTTCACCGGCGTCCTGTCCACCCTCGGACCGGGCCCAGGCCGGACGACCGTCGTCCTCCGGGGCGGCAGCGGCGCGGTTGCGCTCGGGTCCGGATGTCTCGGCCTCGGCGGCGGAGCGCACCCAACCGGCTTCGGCACCACCACCGGACCGGGCCCAGGCGGGCCGGGCGGCTCCGGCGCGGTCCGACTCGTGCTCCGGCTCCGGTACGGCCGTTCGTTCGTGGGATTCCGGGGCGTCCCGGTGCGGTGGCGGCTGCTCCCGCTCGGCCGGGCGGTCGGCGGTCCGCGCTCCCCGATCGGCCGGGTTCGCCGGAATGGGCACTGATTCCAACCGCTTCGGCGGGGTCAGGTCGTAGTTCGGCACCGCACGGAAGACGGGTGCGGGTTCGAATCCGGGCGGCGTAGGGCCGGGTTGGGCCGGCTGACCGGCCGGCGGGGCCGAGGTCGGTACGGATTCGCCGTACGCGTGGCGGGCCGACTCGGCGTCCGGCGACTCGGCCGGACCCTGCGTCGCCGAGGCCCGGTCGGTCGCACCGCCGGGCCGGTCCTGACCGGTCGAAGCCCGGTCCGTCACCGCGCCGGGGCGGTCCCCGACCGCCGCCAGGGGCCGATCCCGACCACCGGCGGACCTGTCCGGTACGGACGACAGACGGTCCTGTTCCGGCTGGCCGGGACGCTCCGGTGCCGACGGTGGACGCGGCGCCGGTACGGCGATCCGCTCCGGTCCGAAATCCTCCGGGTACGCGTACTCGGGCTCGCCCTGGTACGGGTAGGGCGGCCCACTGGCCGGTGCCCGGTACGCCGCCGCCGGCGGTTCCGGGTAGTGCCGGTCACCGAAGGTCGCCCCGTTGGTCGGCTGCCCGGACTCGCGGCCCGCGCCGGTCGGAACCGTCGGGTCGGCGTACCTCGTCGCCGGGTCGGCCGCCCATGACGGCGGACCCCCCGGTTCCGGCGACTGGCGCCACCTCGGCCGTGAGTCGGAGCCGCCATCGGCCGGCTCGGCCCCGTTGGGCCAGCCGGAATCGGCCGCCGCCCACCCATTGGCCGGCCGGGCCAGGTCACCGTGCGGACCTGCCCCGTTGCCGTTCTCGCCCGGTGCGGCGGCCCCGGGTTGCCCTGTTTCGTCCACCGTGCGCTCCTTGGTCGCCCCCGCTGAGGCTACCGTGTGGTGACAGTGGCGATAAGTTACAGCGGTGGCCTAATTCGGCGGCGCGACGCGATACGTCGATCCGTTCTGATCGAGGTCGATGGTTGTGCGATGTGTGAGACACGGAGGTTCCCATGACCGCTGCTGCGGAGAACGGTGCGCAGACAGCAGGCCGACCTACCCGGCTGCCTCGCTCGGCCCGGCGTAAGCAGTTGCTGGCCGCCGCCCAGGAGGTTTTTGTCGCCCAGGGCTACCACTCGGCGGCGATGGACGACATCGCGGAGCGGGCCGGGGTCTCCAAGCCGGTGCTGTACCAGCACTTCCCGGGCAAGCTCGAGCTGTACCTGGCGCTGCTGGACACCCACGCCGACGCGATCGTGGCGATGGTCCGGGAAGCGATCGCGGCCACCCCGGACAACAAGGATCGGGTCAGTGGCGCGGTACGGGCGTACTTCGACTTCATCGACCACAAGAGCGAGGCGTTCCGGCTGGTCTTCGAGTCGGACCTGCGCAACGAGCCGGCCGTACGGGAGCGGGTGGAGCGGGTCGAGCAGGGCTGCATCGCGGCGATCGCCGACACGATCATCTCGAACACCGGCGTGCACCGGGCGCGGGCCGAGTTGCTCGCCTCCGGCCTGGTCGGGGCGGCCGAGACGGCGGCCCAGTTCTGGCTGGCCGGCGGGCGTCAGGTGCCGAAGTCCGAGGCGGAGGCGCTGCTCGCCGCCCTGTCCTGGCGTGGCATCGCCAGCTTCCCCCTCCAGGGCGAGTCGGCCTGACGGATACCTCCGCTCATCGGATAGCCTTCGCAACGGCGAAGTTTCGCCCTGGATGAGGAGGTCCCGTGGAGGTCAAGATCGGCGTGCAGTACGCGCCGCGCGAGTTGGTGCTGGAGAGCGCGCAGACGCCGGCCGAGATCGAGCAGATCGTGACCGACGCCATCGCCAACGACGGCACCCTGTCCCTGACCGACGAGAAGGGTCGCCGGATCATCGTCCCGGTGACCAAGGTCGCGTACGTCGAGATCGCCGAGGCGTCCCCTCGGGCCGTCGGTTTCGTCGCCCGCTGACCCGGTCCTTCCCGACGGGCTGACGACCCCGACACCGGCCGACCGGCCGGTCCGGGGCCCAGCCCGTCGCCCAACAGACCGGCCGCCCGTCCCACCGGGTCGCGCGGTCGGTCACGCGGCCCCCGCTGCCCCTGTCGGGGTCGGCCACCTCATGGGTGGAGCCCCCGAGCAGCCGTCCCGCCTGCGACACCCTCTCCCCGACCGACGGCCCTCGCCGTCGAACCGGCCGAATCGGACAACCAGCCCGACCCGTGCACACCGGTGACGAGTACCCCGGTGTGGCCGGAACCGCCGATTGGCGCCCGGCTCGGAAGCGCGCGATGGTAATCCGCACCACAGTGCGTACCCCCGGTTGGAGCCCCATCAGCGCGAGTAGAGGCGACATTTGCCCGGCTCAGGTAACATGGAGCAGTTGCCGTAGGTCTCGAGTACCTCGAAATGCTTCCTGCGGCGCGCGTGCGGCCCGGTTTGAGTCGGCATCTCTGCCGCAGACCGTGTGGCCCGCGCCAAACCGAAACCGCGCCCTACGGACTGACGGGGCGCACCCACGAGAGGGCACCCCCACAACCAGATGAGCGATCAAATCGAAGAAGTTATGGCTGGCCAGGACCTGGCCGCCGACGCTCCGGTGCGCCCGGAGGCACCGACCTTCGCGGACCTGGGCGCACGTCAGGAGACCGTGGACGCGCTCGCCGCCGTCGGTATCCTGCGCGCGTTCGCGATCCAGGAGTACGCCCTGCCGATCGCGCTGCGCGGCACCGACCTGATCGGCCAGGCGCCGACCGGCACCGGCAAGACCCTGGGCTTCGGCGTACCGCTGCTGGAGCGGGTCACCGCGCCCGCCGAGGGCAGCACCGGCGTACCGCAGGCGCTTGTCGTCGTACCGACCCGTGAGCTGGGCCTGCAGGTTGCCAAGGACATCGCCGCCGCCGGCAAGACCCGTGGCGTACGCGTACTGCCGATCTACGGCGGGGTGGCGTACGAGCCGCAGGTCGAGGCGCTGCGCAAGGGTGTCGAGATCCTGGTCGGTACGCCCGGCCGGTTGATGGACCTGGCGAAGCAGAAGCACCTGCGGCTCGACGGGGTGCACGCCCTGGTTCTCGACGAGGCCGACCGGATGCTCGACCTGGGCTTCCTCGACGACGTCGAGAAGATCCTGGCGATGTTGCCGGAGAAGCGGCAGACGATGCTCTTCTCGGCCACCATGCCGGACCCGATCGTCACGTTGGCCCGGCGCTTCCTGCACCAGCCGGTGACGATCCACGCCGGGCACACCGCCGAGACCGGGCCGTCGCCGCTGACCCAGCAGCTCGTCTACCGCACCCACTCGATGAACAAGGTCGAGATCGTCGCCCGGATCATGCAGGCAGAGGGCCGTGGCCTGACGATGATCTTCACGCGGACCAAGCGGGCCGCCGACCGGGTCGCCGAGGACCTCGACTTCCGGGGCTTCGCGGTCGCGGCGGTCCACGGTGACCTGGGACAGGGTGCCCGGGAGCGGGCGCTGCGGGCGTTCCGTACCGGCAAGATCGACGTCCTGGTCGCCACCGACGTCGCGGCCCGTGGGCTCGACGTCACCGGTGTCACCCACGTGATCAACTACGACTGTCCGGAAGACCAGGACACGTACACGCACCGGATCGGTCGTACCGGCCGGGCCGGCGCCACCGGTGTCGCGATCACCTTCGTCGACTGGGACGACATGCCCCGGTGGCGGATCATCGACAAGACGCTCGGGCTCGACATGCCGGAGCCGCCGGAGACGTACCACACGTCCCCGCACCTCTACACCGACCTGCACATCCCGACCGACGTCTCGGGCACGCTGCCGACCGCCGACCGGACCCGGGTCGGCCTCTCCGCCGAGGTCGAGGAAGACCTCGGCGGCCGGTCCCGCACCGCTCGCCGCCCCGAGGGCGGCCGGGGCGGCGACAGCGCCGGTCGCGGCGCGGGTCGTACCCGGGGCCGCCGGGACGGCGACGGTCGCTCCGGCGGTGGCCGACCGGCCGCCACCACCCCGGACGCGCCGGTCGACCAGGCCGACGAGGTGGTCCGGACCAGCACCCGGCAGCGCCGTCGGCGTCGCGCGGGCGAGGTTGTCGTCGGTGACGGCACCGACACCGGCACCGCCGCTGCCACCGTGGTCGTGACCGACGGCACCGGCCCGGTCGCCGAGACCACCGGCGACGGATCGGACGAGGCCGGCACCGGTCGCACCCGTACCCGGCGCCGCCGCCGTGGCGGTCGGGGTTCGCGGGCCGGTTCGGCATCCACCGACACCGGCGCCACCGATTCCGGTACGCCGAACGCGCGCTCCACGGGCGACGGTTCGGCCCCGGCGGACTCCGCCAGCGCCTGACCCCCGTCACCACAGCTCATCGGTTCCGGCCTCCCCGATCATCGGCGGAGGCCGGAACCGTGTCGGCCCTCGACCCGACCCCGCTCGAAAAGGCCAGGTAGACACATGCCCGAACAACTCGAACTCGCACTCGCCGAGGTACGGGCGCTGCTGCTCGATCCCGGGCTGACCCGTGCGGTCGCCGCCGGCCGTCGCCGGGGACAGGCACCGACCCTGGTCCGCGCCGAACTGCGACCGGTGGCCCTCAAGGCCGGTCCCCGGCTACAGATCGCGACCTTCGACGGCTCCCGGCCGTACACCCGGAACGTGGCACCAGGTCCGGAGTCGGACGAGGCGGTGGACGCCCTGCTGGCCGAGCCGTTCGGCAACTGGCACGTGGAGACGGCGACCGCCACCGTCCAGGTACGGGTGACCAAGAAGGGCGACGCCCAGGTGCACCGGGCGGCTGCCGACCGTACGTCGGTCGCACCGGCCGGACACGACCGGGCCAAGGAGTACCTGCTCGATCCGGGCGACCCGCTGTTCGCCGCGGTCGGCGGCAGCGCGGCCAAGCGCCGCCAGGTCGACGCGTTCCTCCGGGCGCTGGCGGCAACCCTCCCGGCCGAGCTGACCGGGCCGTTGCGGGTGGTCGACCTCGGCTGCGGCAACGCGTACCTGACCTTCGCGGCGTACCGCTATCTGACCGGGCGCGGGGTGGAGGTCGAACTGGTCGGTGTGGACGTACGGGAGGACCAGCGGCAGCGCAACACCGAGCTGGCCGAGGAACTGGGGTGCGCCGACCGGGTACGGTTCGTCGCCGGCACCATCCTGGACGCGGTGGTCGAACCGGCACCCGACCTGGTGCTGGCCCTGCACGCCTGCGACACCGCCACCGACGAGGCACTCGCCCGCGCGGTCGGGTGGGGCGCCCGGTGGGTGCTCGCCGCCCCGTGCTGCCACCACGACCTGGCCCGGCAGTTGCGTGCCCGGCCGGCTCCGGAGCCGTACGACCTGCTGACCCGGGAGGGCATCCTGCGGGAGCGGTTCGCCGACGTACTCACCGACTCGCTGCGGGCCGGGTTGCTGCGGCTGCACGGGTACCGGGTCGAGGTGGTCGAGTTCGTCGACAGCCAGCACACGCCACGCAACCTGCTGCTGCGCGCCCGTCGTACCGGTGCCGAGCCGACACCGGAGCAGCGGACGGAGTACCGGGGACTGGTGTCGCAGTGGCAGGTCGTACCCCGGTTGGAAACCCTGCTGGGCTGACCCGCGCGGGTCAGCGGCGGCGGTCCCCGTTGCTGTCGCCCGGCGTACGCCCGGACGGGGTGGGAACGTCGTACGCCGTGGTCGGGAACGGTACGACGTTGCCGTTGCTCTCGGCCTCGGCGTTGCCGGCGGCGGCGAAGGCGTTCCAGGAGATGTCGACCAGCAGCCGCTTGAGTTCGGCGTGCCGGTCGGCGGCGTTGCGCTGCAACGCCATCCGGACCCCGAGCACTACCGACACCAGGGTGGTGATGATCGTCCCGGTGGCGGCCAGTACGTGCAGTCCGCTCACCTCCGTACGCGTGAAGACCAGCACCAGCAGCCAGATCCAGAAGCCGGCCGCGAAGACCGCGGCCTTGGCCACGAAGAACAGGCTGATCGATCCGGGTCGGTGTGGGAGCGGTGGGGCTGGATTGGCCACGTTGATCCTCTTCACTCGCCTCGGTGGGGACGTGCCAGCAGGCGATGGACGCCAGACGACGGTCAGCGGTCGACCGGCCTGACTCGATTCGGTCGACCCGCGCGATGGTCGAGCATAGTGGATTCAACCGATCACCGGGAGTGGTGGGCGCCCCGGTCGACAGGTCTCCCGCTACCCCCCCGGTCAGCGGGAGACCGTCGCCGTGGCGCCCCGCGCCGGGCGCTCCCACTCCGGACAGGCCAGGGCGGGTCGTCGATCCGGCGCCGAGGCACCACCGGGGCAGTCCCGGCCACGAGACTAGTCGATGGCTGCTTGAGTGGCGAAGCGCCGAGATGGCACTACGCTCAAGGGGCAAAGGTCGTGCTCCAGCAGGAGAGGGCTGTC of the Micromonospora sp. NBC_01796 genome contains:
- a CDS encoding class I SAM-dependent methyltransferase, with translation MPEQLELALAEVRALLLDPGLTRAVAAGRRRGQAPTLVRAELRPVALKAGPRLQIATFDGSRPYTRNVAPGPESDEAVDALLAEPFGNWHVETATATVQVRVTKKGDAQVHRAAADRTSVAPAGHDRAKEYLLDPGDPLFAAVGGSAAKRRQVDAFLRALAATLPAELTGPLRVVDLGCGNAYLTFAAYRYLTGRGVEVELVGVDVREDQRQRNTELAEELGCADRVRFVAGTILDAVVEPAPDLVLALHACDTATDEALARAVGWGARWVLAAPCCHHDLARQLRARPAPEPYDLLTREGILRERFADVLTDSLRAGLLRLHGYRVEVVEFVDSQHTPRNLLLRARRTGAEPTPEQRTEYRGLVSQWQVVPRLETLLG
- a CDS encoding DUF3107 domain-containing protein codes for the protein MEVKIGVQYAPRELVLESAQTPAEIEQIVTDAIANDGTLSLTDEKGRRIIVPVTKVAYVEIAEASPRAVGFVAR
- a CDS encoding DEAD/DEAH box helicase; this translates as MSDQIEEVMAGQDLAADAPVRPEAPTFADLGARQETVDALAAVGILRAFAIQEYALPIALRGTDLIGQAPTGTGKTLGFGVPLLERVTAPAEGSTGVPQALVVVPTRELGLQVAKDIAAAGKTRGVRVLPIYGGVAYEPQVEALRKGVEILVGTPGRLMDLAKQKHLRLDGVHALVLDEADRMLDLGFLDDVEKILAMLPEKRQTMLFSATMPDPIVTLARRFLHQPVTIHAGHTAETGPSPLTQQLVYRTHSMNKVEIVARIMQAEGRGLTMIFTRTKRAADRVAEDLDFRGFAVAAVHGDLGQGARERALRAFRTGKIDVLVATDVAARGLDVTGVTHVINYDCPEDQDTYTHRIGRTGRAGATGVAITFVDWDDMPRWRIIDKTLGLDMPEPPETYHTSPHLYTDLHIPTDVSGTLPTADRTRVGLSAEVEEDLGGRSRTARRPEGGRGGDSAGRGAGRTRGRRDGDGRSGGGRPAATTPDAPVDQADEVVRTSTRQRRRRRAGEVVVGDGTDTGTAAATVVVTDGTGPVAETTGDGSDEAGTGRTRTRRRRRGGRGSRAGSASTDTGATDSGTPNARSTGDGSAPADSASA
- a CDS encoding TetR/AcrR family transcriptional regulator: MTAAAENGAQTAGRPTRLPRSARRKQLLAAAQEVFVAQGYHSAAMDDIAERAGVSKPVLYQHFPGKLELYLALLDTHADAIVAMVREAIAATPDNKDRVSGAVRAYFDFIDHKSEAFRLVFESDLRNEPAVRERVERVEQGCIAAIADTIISNTGVHRARAELLASGLVGAAETAAQFWLAGGRQVPKSEAEALLAALSWRGIASFPLQGESA